Proteins found in one Dermacentor silvarum isolate Dsil-2018 chromosome 8, BIME_Dsil_1.4, whole genome shotgun sequence genomic segment:
- the LOC119461746 gene encoding uncharacterized protein LOC119461746 isoform X1 codes for MFSPVDMKGVLRGQCNAPQRECDGFCRSANNEPAAPLQAAWCSYCGHSPVQHARIGTTQDVYFSAPSQLPEVTQTQATSGTQLYHCTAAKIASTSGFVTAVSQHLGDNAYEIIGPDDESPQGANDISVAEVSPIPPEVNMTDDTAAIDTETAMSTGAATVYEGISSTSASAVVSEGTEPGLVGQHVCYHCDFFVVHTPHLLNIRKLFTTTASQCSCAVRARLCLVL; via the exons ATGTTTTCACCAGTGGACATGAAAGGTGTGTTGCGAGGCCAATGCAATGCCCCGCAACGTGAGTGCGACGGATTTTGCCGCTCCGCGAACAACGAACCTGCTGCACCACTCCAGGCCGCTTGGTGCTCATACTGTGGGCACAGCCCAGTACAACATGCTCGAATTG GGACAACCCAGGACGTGTATTTCTCAGCACCCAGTCAACTGCCAGAAGTGACTCAAACACAGGCCACCA GTGGCACTCAGCTgtaccactgcactgctgctAAAATTGCCAGCACCAGCGGCTTTGTAACAGCTGTTTCACAGCATCTCG GAGACAATGCCTACGAAATTATTGGTCCTGATGACGAGAGCCCTCAAGGGGCAAACGACATCTCTGTTGCAGAAGTGAGCCCGATACCACCTGAAGTTAACATGACCGATGACACGGCTGCAATAGATACAGAGACTGCCATGTCTACTGGAGCTGCAACAGTGTACGAGGGAATCAGCAGCACGTCAGCATCAGCAGTAGTGTCAGAAGGAACCGAACCAGGCCTGGTAGGGCAACATGTGTGCTACCACTGTGACTTTTTTGTAGTGCATACACCTCATCTGCTCAACATACGAAAGCTTTTCACCACGACTGCGAGCCAGTGTTCTTGTGCAGTGAGAGCAAGACTATGTTTGGTGTTATAA
- the LOC119461746 gene encoding uncharacterized protein LOC119461746 isoform X2, translating into MFSPVDMKGVLRGQCNAPQRECDGFCRSANNEPAAPLQAAWCSYCGHSPVQHARIGTTQDVYFSAPSQLPEVTQTQATRDNAYEIIGPDDESPQGANDISVAEVSPIPPEVNMTDDTAAIDTETAMSTGAATVYEGISSTSASAVVSEGTEPGLVGQHVCYHCDFFVVHTPHLLNIRKLFTTTASQCSCAVRARLCLVL; encoded by the exons ATGTTTTCACCAGTGGACATGAAAGGTGTGTTGCGAGGCCAATGCAATGCCCCGCAACGTGAGTGCGACGGATTTTGCCGCTCCGCGAACAACGAACCTGCTGCACCACTCCAGGCCGCTTGGTGCTCATACTGTGGGCACAGCCCAGTACAACATGCTCGAATTG GGACAACCCAGGACGTGTATTTCTCAGCACCCAGTCAACTGCCAGAAGTGACTCAAACACAGGCCACCA GAGACAATGCCTACGAAATTATTGGTCCTGATGACGAGAGCCCTCAAGGGGCAAACGACATCTCTGTTGCAGAAGTGAGCCCGATACCACCTGAAGTTAACATGACCGATGACACGGCTGCAATAGATACAGAGACTGCCATGTCTACTGGAGCTGCAACAGTGTACGAGGGAATCAGCAGCACGTCAGCATCAGCAGTAGTGTCAGAAGGAACCGAACCAGGCCTGGTAGGGCAACATGTGTGCTACCACTGTGACTTTTTTGTAGTGCATACACCTCATCTGCTCAACATACGAAAGCTTTTCACCACGACTGCGAGCCAGTGTTCTTGTGCAGTGAGAGCAAGACTATGTTTGGTGTTATAA
- the LOC125947415 gene encoding putative methyltransferase-like protein 7A yields the protein MSLPTKPIAVVRRKWSRLLLQYALLAIIGISGILLMPLLIMSHRFQEKFFAFIYVIVQRFLNEEVTVIRQAVMSQLNEMSPQEPSSSVRGPLRVLEVGAAYGPNLEFIQRPVEYWTVEPNRSFEDSFMGNVERNSNVEMKQLITGHGEDMCMLPDGYFDAVVLVFVLCSAKDGSKLLSECKRVLKKGGRLLFAEHVAYKRGTFSRFIQDTLTPLTKKCAGGCHMNRESGSVLENAGFATIDINTVYLTVPVLLSNNIYGVAIA from the exons ATGTCGCTTCCAACGAAACCAATCGCTGTCGTCAGGCGAAAGTGGTCTCGCCTCCTCCTGCAATACGCCTTGCTCGCCATAATTGGGATATCTGGTATTTTACTCATGCCTCTCTTGATCATGAGCCACCGTTTCCAAGAAAAATTTTTCGCTTTCATCTACGTGATCGTGCAGCGTTTCTTGAATGAAGAAGTGACCGTGATTCGACAAGCCGTCATGTCTCAGCTCAACGAGATGTCTCCGCAAGAGCCATCGTCAAGTGTCCGCGGTCCACTGCGCGTCCTGGAAGTCGGAGCAGCATATGGACCAAATCTAGAGTTCATCCAGCGACCCGTCGAGTACTGGACGGTAGAACCCAACAGAAGTTTCGAGGATTCCTTTATGGGAAACGTCGAGAGAAACTCGAAC GTGGAGATGAAGCAATTGATCACCGGACACGGGGAGGACATGTGCATGTTGCCAGACGGCTACTTCGACGCCGTTGTCCTCGTCTTCGTACTCTGCTCCGCAAAGGACGGATCGAAACTCCTGAGCGAATGCAAGCGTGTTTTAAAGAAG GGtggtcgccttctcttcgctgaGCACGTCGCCTACAAGAGGGGCACCTTCTCAAGGTTTATACAAGATACCCTGACCCCACTGACCAAGAAATGTGCCGGCGGTTGCCACATGAATCGCGAAAGCGGGAGTGTGCTGGAAAATGCCGGTTTCGCTACTATAGATATAAATACGGTTTACCTCACCGTGCCTGTACTGCTTAGCAATAACATCTACGGCGTCGCGATAGCTTAA